CACGAGCAATTGATTCTTGTTTGATCCTCCATGTCTTCTCCGTGCCTTCAGCCTCCAAATAGCCTCCCTCACTTGGTAGAAGCCACTGATAATTTGATCACAAatgaaaacaacaacaaaaatcacaTACTTCATCAcatgtacaaaaaaaattaataaaaaaacaggACGATGTTTTTGGTAGCATGTTCAGGTCAAGCAATGGTCAATGAAGACACAAAAACTTATATCGGGGGTTGTCATTGTGCAACCCAAACTGGATATCACACTAAACAAAAATTCACCTTCTCGGTTTTGGCAGCAGCTTGTGCAGATTTCCCATATAATTCTTCTCGAACAGTAAGTTGACCCTTCAACTTTTTATCTTGCAAGGCCTGAAGACGTTGGGAAAGCAATGATGCAGTGAAAACTAAACAAGTTCGCATGAAAACTCTAATTCTCAATGCCATACCTCCAAATTAGCTTTGCCTCTAAGAAACTTGTTCATTTTTATCTCGAGTTCATCAGTTATATTGTCCTGCAATTTAAGATACTTCCCATTTATTTTTGTAACAGAAAGCAATGCATAAGAGCCCTAGTGTTAAACTTAAAACTCTCAGTCTGACGAGTTAGATGTTGGAGACATGCACACAAAAGGCAATATTACAACTCAGATTGCCTGAATGATCATAAAAGACCTCAAGAAGATGTCAAGAGACTGCTAGAAAAGTTATCATATGTTATACACAGAAATTAAAGCGTACGGATTTCTTGGTTGGAGGCACATTATTGCCCTCATCTTGTTTCACACCCATCTTGGCCAATCCAGGCTCCtatcctgaaaacacaaaaTTCCCAGAAACTTGATCAGTAATGCAATCCAACTTAAACATCATATTTTTAAGGACATACACAGACAAAAGACACCAAATACACAGACTGCATTTCATAAACTTATACGTAAATTTCTGCTGCTGGAGAGGAGATGACTGATACGTAAATTACTTGTGATAATCTTATATATAACAATAAGCAAAATATTTCGTTGAGACATAAGTCGAACAAGGGGTGTGCAGTTTACCTTTAGAACGAGTGGAAGACAGGATTCCGATTCCGGGAACCAAGAAGCTGACGGAGAACTAAGCAACCGTAGGCTCGGGTTTAGACGTGGCCTTTTAGCACAGTACCGGAAAAGAGTTGAGTATCTTCGTGCGTTTGAATCTCGTCGATAGTTAATCTCACATAtcatctaacaaaatttatattatgacaaaaaaataaaaaaggctaGGGTTTGgcaggagagagggagaggccATGGGCTCGGTCCAAACTTGCAAACCCGTGTAAGTTAAATGAAGAATATGATCATAGGGCTTGACAGCGATCCGGCCGATCCATTACTAATAGCGTTTATTATAATCTGCATTGTTCAtgttacaaaatattttgtgaaaaaaaattaattaaagttagGATCATTTAGTTAATTAGACTATAGCAAACAAATAAATGGTTTGTAATATTTTTGCCGAATTAGACAATTTGTTTTGTACAATTAGATATCTAAataatctcatattttattaaCTTTTCGTAGCAATGATGTttacataatgatttatatattaataattccaaTTATAAGCACGAAGTTTTTTGAATGGGCCACAAGCTGCTTTTGTGGCACCGAGTATatcaaaaaaagtaaaataagtgTATATGTATCTTCCAACGATCAGTGAGTTTGAACTGTTTTTCAAGTGTGTTGTTACTAAGGATTTATATGTAGAAAACTCTTATATTAATCTGTTTATTAGTCATTTTCATATTCATTATGTCCGATGCATGTTTTTAGAATCAAATACATTTTGCACCATCAGTTTTAAAATAATTCACAAGATTTTAGTTAAATTAGAATGCTCTACagtttttctatatcatttgattaaacatctgtgttttttttaaatttgattaaagtgtttTGACTGATAGTCacctctattttttaaaattaaaataattttttaatttataattttatccGCATGATGCACTTTTCATTATTTAGTAgagatattagtaattaaactatattttttcttcttccaaaaatgttttttcgatcataattttttattttttttggttatgcaaacatttaatattatttcttttccaaatggttttttctttttcaaatagttggtgatcaacataaaagctccgtgtattttttttcaattttttttgtgaaattatagtTTTTTTGGCTGTTGTTTTAAGTATAGTTGTTGACTAATTATTGTTAGGTACAATACATTAGGTATATATTATCTGCGGGTatgtttgaatttacaaaaatcattaattggtacgtttatttgcaattttggtttttttttatttgatatatattgttaatattggtacattatttttattttggtatgtttgatttgatacatattgttaatattggtacattatttttattttggtacactttattttttacacattgtgtattggtaCATTTATGTTATTCTTaatcctattttctcttaacgtactatgacacaccccgacataaatcgaggcatgctggtcgtcacgtgatagtgacgtagccatgtgcgcagtGTGGACGTGATAGTGATATGAAGATGTGAGAAGtttttatacaatattttataatatctacagaaattaatgttaaactgtaatataacaaaataatctatgtaaaattttactttaaaaaagtCTTCTTTGCTTTTCCcttaatacaaaataaaacggTAATACGGATAGCGAAATGACGTGGTGAGCAGGTTAGGTTGTAGAGAAGATCGCAGAGAGGGGAGCGGACCAAATGACAAGTGGATCGTGAGATgtggttgtttgtttgttgccCGCCGCTCCTTATTTTGGAGCGTTGCGTTTTGTTTCTTTCTCTTCGCTTTgtgcttttcaaatttttattcaagGCAACAGCATATTTATCGATTAGGAAGAGGAAAACAGTAGCACAGTACAAAGCGGGCTGGGAAAGAAAACTGTTAGAACCAATCAAACGTcaagtgtatattatataacaatttgcacagttttatttcaaatgtaaaaactcaacgacaaacacaatatattagaacataaacacttaatgagattatatataaagtcacaaatcactgacttgtttcttgcagatagaggcttgcagaagcaatctcctaagacatAAATTCGTCTCTACACCAGTGCAGCAGTCCTtggacgtctatcttgcaggatacaactatctaatccaagttcttgcactcgaacttggattcttggcgaattggttGTGGTTCTCAGTGAAATATGGAGGAATGAATCTGGAAAAAATTGATActtgtttctgattttattgccatatatataatggcataaTTTGAACTTCTCCAACCGTTTTGGCTTAtcagttttttaaaaaagaaaaccgAAAGCAACTGTTCaatcaatttaaaaactgaacgtaactgttcaatcagttttatccttttggaaaaaactgaatccaaaaaatcaaaaacgtaaCTTGTGCTTTTCGTCCATCCGAgccccaaggcccatctttgacatttaatatatacacccaaACCCTCCTACTCTAAGGCCCAAGGTCTATGGCTTTGccccaattcaattcaaactataagtgagtgaactcacttataaaAAGTTGTTGTAAAAGGTGTATGGGCAATGTGGGACTGGCAGTCCCACATAACACAGGTTTCCAACAAAAACCACCAACTTTAACAGCTACAATCAGACAACAAAACATCAAGAAGAATATCGGGAGATTCCTCGACCAAAATCACTCGCATTGACAAGAGAGAGCATAACGTGCGAGATGATGAGCAGCCAACAGCAGGGCCTTCGAATCTTCCACAATGTGTAAAACCAAACACAAATGGGTAGCTCCATGAAACCGACTCATCATTCCCTTATATCCCCTTTCATCATCTGCTCCTTCTGCTTGGCAGTTGGCATATCATGTTTTGGTCACATTAAGCCATTGAGCTTGTACATCTTATTGCCCTGGTCAAAAAAATATCCATCATCATTTTTGCGTATTACCCTTacaagttttgtcccattaagTCATTGAGTGGCATAAAATTCATGATCTCCAAAGGATCAAACGCCTTTGCAGTTTGCAAAAACTAAAAACGGACAAACAAATCCAACCCCATTGAGCATCCCGCTTAATCAATCCAAAGAAAAGCAATTAGTAAAATATATAGGCTCTCCAAAAGACTAAcaatgtaattaaattaaagaactaaatatgtgcatattaatataattaaaatttaatgtggagaaattaaataaaaatacacattaaataacaaaaaatgaatataaatttttataaaagtacacttcaaatgattaaattgaatatgtaatccattaccaatttttttaaaaacttttaaTCTTTTGCAAGAACTAATGTTCAAAAACGAATGTAAACACCTGAAATACTAATTAAGTAACCAAATATATAGGCACGGCAGAGATGGAGTTCCTCTGTCGCTGCTGCTCCATGTTAAGCTCCCTCAGGTTCAGGTAAGGAATGCCCATCTCATCCTTACTCGCCGGAAACATAGTCCCGGCAAGCGGCCTAGACGACGGCCAGCTATTACTCAGGCAAGGAGTGCACAACCCGCTTCTGCTCTCAGTGATATAAATCGGCTCAGAAATCGATCCCCGGAAGGCTTTGGCCCTGGCCTGGTGAACATCTTCATCGCCGCCGCGGATGGCGGAgacgtggtggtggtggtggtggtgaggtGTCAGCTTGTTCCATTTGAAGAAAAGCAGAGCGCTTTTCCACCAGCGCTTCTTCTTGGTTTTGTTGTGGTGGGGCTTTCTGGAGTCGTCTTTTGAGAAGCGCTTTTGGAGCTTGAAGTGTTTGGAGTCTATGGATCTCGTCGTCTCCCGCTTGTGCCTCCTTGCTTCCTCCAaaaccttcattttttttacatgAAAAGAAATGGGTCagatcaaaaaataaaattggttgcacagtgagagagagagagagaggagagaagaaagaaatgggACCTGAAAGTAGTCGACTTGGGGGTCGAAGCCGTAGTCGCTGAAGTGTTGGGGTTGTGGCATCGGAAAGATTGGTGACTTGTTGGACATTTTTCTCTCTGGTTTTTTTGGCTGTTTTTTCAGTGCTTTTGGGGTTCCTTCTTTGTGGGAAAGCAGAGTGGGgtagggagggagggagaagggAAGTTGGGGGAGTGGGAAGAGTAGGAGGTTTTGGGGCGAAGGGGAAGTAATGGCCTTTGGGTATTGCCGTATTGGAACCCCACTGAATGCTACGCGCACGTTCCAAGTTCCATCTGTATTAAACATtatgccaaaaataaaaaactgacaaaaaatttatataaagtcttttttttttctttttctttttttcagatAATCTCTGCTTTATTTAAGTTGAATAAATTAATAGAAGCTAGGTACTTATGGTCTCATCTTATTAGGAATAacaattctaaccgttaaactTGATAACTGTAGATAATCGTTCAAATAtattggatttggatatgaaaacTCGGATATATTTTGGGTATGGGGAAAAACCGTGAATATTATTCGATTATGATTTTGAATATGGTTACACGGGTCCCCAATCCGTATCCGTTCCCAAATCCGAACTGaacaatatataatataattatatataatattaaagtaTTAAATAATATGTATGTATTCATTATTCACCGAATCTATTACCTTGAGAATACAAAAATTGCATTGTGTGAGTTGCACTTTGTAGAaaagttcaaaagttt
This Pyrus communis chromosome 6, drPyrComm1.1, whole genome shotgun sequence DNA region includes the following protein-coding sequences:
- the LOC137738442 gene encoding uncharacterized protein is translated as MSNKSPIFPMPQPQHFSDYGFDPQVDYFQVLEEARRHKRETTRSIDSKHFKLQKRFSKDDSRKPHHNKTKKKRWWKSALLFFKWNKLTPHHHHHHHVSAIRGGDEDVHQARAKAFRGSISEPIYITESRSGLCTPCLSNSWPSSRPLAGTMFPASKDEMGIPYLNLRELNMEQQRQRNSISAVPIYLVT